The Ranitomeya imitator isolate aRanImi1 chromosome 6, aRanImi1.pri, whole genome shotgun sequence genome window below encodes:
- the LOC138643468 gene encoding microtubule-associated serine/threonine-protein kinase 3-like, whose amino-acid sequence MSDYETSKVISSGTFGTVCLVRHKDSQKIFAMKKMAKKKMNTSKEVEGAFLERDILTFADCPFVASMLCSFPTRSHLCMVMEYVGGGDCETLLTTRGPLSVPSARLYFAEAVVAVEYLHSYGVVHRDLKPENLLITTAGHIKVADFGLSKVGVMRPETNTHKESLEDISREFKDREECGTPSYMAPEIIQNKGYGRPADWWSMGIILHQFLLGYVPFHGDPITELYKNIVGGDLIWDWDHAPPPDAQDLISDLLRTNPAQRLGTGGAFEIKNSEFLSDLDFDNLLSHKPEYVPQLASDLDTSLFINHADPDNQMVSEEDTSEDNESLFFQNFTSSSERLSNLCTITTRNITNNEDPKSPLVCTQASSRNIRMQRKSFPESASDDAITSLPSSSPISDYQD is encoded by the exons ATGAGCGACTATGAAACATCCAAGGTGATCAGCAGCGGAACTTTTGG GACCGTCTGCTTAGTTCGCCATAAAGACTCACAGAAGATCTTTGCCATGAAGAAAATGGCCAAGAAGAAAATGAATACTTCAAAAGAAGTGGAAGGGGCCTTTCTGGAGAGGGACATTCTGACATTCGCGGATTGTCCCTTTGTGGcctccatgctctgctccttccctacGAGATCTCACCTGTGTATGGTGATGGAGTATGTAGGAG GTGGAGATTGTGAGACCCTTCTAACCACCAGGGGTCCTTTATCTGTCCCCTCGGCCCGCCTGTACTTTGCAGAAGCGGTTGTTGCTGTGGAATACCTGCACAGCTATGGTGTGGTGCATAGAGACCTGAAGCCAGAGAA cctcctgatTACAACTGCTGGACACATTAAAGTCGCAGATTTTGGGCTTTCAAAAGTTGGTGTCATGAGACCAGAAACCAACACCCACAAGGAATCATTGGAGGATATCAGCAGAGAGTTCAAGGACCGTGAG GAATGTGGCACCCCATCTTACATGGCCCCAGAAATCATCCAGAACAAAGGCTATGGAAGACCTGCTGACTGGTGGTCAATGGGGATAATCCTGCATCAATTTCTTCTGGGATATGTACCATTTCACGGAGATCCCATAACTGAACTTTATAAGAATATTGTCGGGG gagACCTAATTTGGGATTGGGATCATGCTCCTCCCCCTGATGCTCAGGACCTTATCAGTGACCTGCTGAGAACAAATCCTGCACAaagacttgggacag GAGGAGCATTTGAGATCAAGAATTCTGAATTCCTGAGTGACTTGGACTTTGACAACCTTCTAAGTCACAAGCCAGAGTATGTTCCTCAGCTTGCATCAGATCTGGACACCAGCTtatttatca ATCATGCTGATCCAGACAATCAAATGGTCTCAGAGGAGGACACaagtgaggacaatgagagccttTTCTTCCAAAATTTTACATCATCCTCTGAAAGGCTTTCTAAT CTCTGTACCATCACTACCAGGAACATCACCAACAATGAGGATCCCAAGTCCCCTCTAGTGTGTACCCAAGCATCAAGCAgaaacatcagaat gcagagaaaatcttttcCTGAATCTGCTAGTGATGATGCTATAACCAGCTTGCCATCCTCGTCCCCAATCTCAG ATTATCAGGACTAA